The DNA sequence CCGAGCCGGTCCGTCTCAAGGTTGACGTCATCGTGGCGGTGACCACCCTGCCCTCGCTGGCCGCCAAGCGGGCGACCAGCACGATCCCCATCGTCATGGGGGGGCCGGCCGACCCGGTCGGAATCGGCAACTCAGTAGGGCGACCGCGAACATGCTCTCGAAAGGAGGCATCGACATGAGGCGGATTCTCACG is a window from the Candidatus Methylomirabilota bacterium genome containing:
- a CDS encoding ABC transporter substrate binding protein; amino-acid sequence: MAFRVTRALVVIRDLGYREGQDVVIGRRLAEGRSERLDELAAEPVRLKVDVIVAVTTLPSLAAKRATSTIPIVMGGPADPVGIGNSVGRPRTCSRKEAST